Below is a window of Candidatus Desulfatibia profunda DNA.
TTGAAATAAGCTCAATTGGGTTTATAGCACAACTTGCCTTGACATGGTATACTCAAAATGTTAGTTGTCAAGTCGTCGGGGCGTAGCGCAGACTGGTAGCGCACTTGAATGGGGTTCAAGGGGTCGGAGGTTCAAATCCTCTCGCCCCGACCAAAAAACGATTCGCATCAAAGGCACTTGCATTGCGGGTGCCTTTTTTGTTTGATCAGCTAGCATGTGCTCTTTGGGGTGGTCAGGCGATGGTTACTTTATATGTATTGAAGGGGGAAACCGGCAACCGCTATGTCGGTATTACCAACGATCTTTCTCGTCGTATTAAAGAGCACCGTTCTCAACGTTCCAAGGGAGGCCAACTGCTTGAGGATTTTTCTCTGCTATACACCGAAATATTCGATGATTATGTGACAGCGCGGGCTTAAGAGAAATTCCTCAAGTCTGGACAAGGCCGAAAGTGGCTCGACAAGTTAGAAACTGAGTCGAAGCCCGCCACACAGCCGGCGGATAAAGCACGCCTCTAAGGAGGCTTGTGCGCCTCTGGAGCGCTTTGTGCGCCTCTGGAGCGCTTGTGCGCCTCTGGAGCGCTTGTGCGCCTCTGGCGCATTCAAATCCGCCAGAAGCGGACGAGTCCTCTCGCCCCGACCATAGTTTAACAATAAAAAAAGCGGCGTAACAGCCGTTTTTTTATTTCGTGCTACCGCAAAATCAAACTGATTTGTCCTGTTTCATGGCACATTTGGCACATCTTTGGACACGAAAGTGAACCTGTTTTGGGCCTGGATTATAGCTGAACCCTCCCATCCCCGCCGTTAATCTTTACGCATAACCCTTCATGGTAACTCAATAACCTGATCGCATGCTTTGGGTGTCGAGGCGTTAATGGTTAATTGGTCAAAAAAATGGGGTTATCTTGACACGAATGTTGAGGGGTTAGGATTTGATGATTGTAAGACAAAATCATTAAGTTTTTTAAGTAGGCAGGGTTAAAAATTCAAGGCAGGCATCTTCAATTTGGGCTCCAGAGGCCTGACCGCAAGATATGGGATTTTTCGACTTCAGTTCAGGAATGCTGGTGAGGATGTGGCGGCCTGCGACAACCACTTTATATCATGTAAATTAAGATGGTTGGAGGTCATTGCAGCTATCTGTAACGAGGCTCACAGAACGCAAGGTTACGAACGGCCCTTGTGCAGCCGCAGGCTGTAGCTGGTCGGGTGGATTGCAATGTTGGATTTTCTGTCATCAAATAGTGCTTGTCAACTAATACTGGCTATGTTAGTATTACCGTATTACATTAATACTTATTCAGGAGAAAACAATGCAAACAGCTACAAGCAAACTCACAAGGAAATATCAAGCAACTGTACCTGAAGTTGTAAGAAAAAAACTGAAGCTCAATGCTGGTGATGTAATCGCTTTCGAGATTGAAAATGAAACAATCAAACTAAGAAAAGCAAGACCAGTTGATATTGAATTTAGTTCAGCCCTTGTTCCCACACTAAGTGAATGGGAATCACAGAATGATGAGGAAGCATACAATGATTTATGAACCATTTGATGTCGTTGTTGTACCATTCCCGTTTACAGATTCTTCCAAAGCAAAAAGAAGGCCTGCCCTCGTATTATCTCAAGCAACAGATTTTGGAAATATTATAGAACATACTATATTGGCAATGATAACGAGTCAAAAGAACGAATCTTGGCCATTAGATGTTGTTATCAGAAACAAAAAATCATCTGGTTTGGCTGCACCATCTGTTGTAAGAATGAAATTGTTCACGCTTGATAATAGGTTTATTCTCAGAAAAATAGGTCAGTTATCAAAAGCTGACCAGACCCAAGTCAAACAAAGCCTCTTAAAGATATTCGATTATCTCAATTGATGAAATCGAATGCGCAGGTGAGCAGCGACGACTTTGAGACTTAAAATTAAAGTCTATTTATGAAGTGATAAGAGTACCAGAACTCGCTTTTTGAAAGCGTGTTATCGAAAATTTATGATTGTGTATTGAACTTATTAAGGCCGCAATATATGGAAGCCTGCCGGTTGCGGTAACAATTGAAACTAAAATACCAAAGACGAGCCAGGTTGTCAATCGCCATTTTTCATCCAACCTCCCAAAATTAGGGCAATTTCGGCTAAAGCTCACCCTTTGATCTCGACAGGCTGGCTGCTAAAAGTAGGCTTCGACCGGGTAGTCGCGATCAATAAGATAGCTTGTTCCGCCGAAGCTTCATTGCCGTAGGCGGATCGGCGGCGGTGGGTGCCGGCGGCTGGTCATATGCCGGAAACACATCAATTGGCGGGGCATTAGCCTTTGGGCGGGGTTTGCGTTTAACTTCCCACAAGCCCAAATGTTTGAGGATTTTTTTGATCACATCCTCATTTTCTATGAAGACAATTACCCGCATTGAACCCTGGCATCTGGGACAGCAAAGGGGATCAACTTTCCCGGATCAAGTCCGGGACAGGCTCCAATCTTTTGAATCAGCCCTCCAAAGGCGGGTAAACCGCGCCCAATTTTTCCGAAAGGTCTTATCGGTCAGCTCCGGTTCCAGAATGCAGGGGATTTGTTCACCTGCACCGACCTTTTTCCGTTTCCCGCGCGCCACATCGCTATAGTACCCATAGTACCGGACCATCTTTTTAATGCACCGCGCATGACAGACACGGATCATAGGAACGCACCAGCATCGAGCTCAGCAGTTCAAGTTTTTCGTCCGTCATTCCTTTCACGGCAAATTGCTCCACAAAACTCTTGATATCATAATGGATGTTGGCATTGTTCTGAGTGGTCGGGACAACGCAATTCGCCTTTTCAATCCGTCCGCTGCTGTCGTATTTGTAATGGTGGAACAGAATGCCGCGGGGAGCCTCGACAATACCGACGCCTTCACCGGCTGCCGGTTTAACATTCGCCATCGTATCCTTCAGGCTGCTGTCCATGACCTCATTGATTAAGCGCAGGATTTCATAGGCTGAATGAAAAGATTCCACAATCTGCGCCACATTGTTCATAAATGGGTTATGACAGACCGGTTCGAGCCCGAACATTTTGGCCACTTTAACGGCTTCCGGGTGCAGCAGGTTATAGTTGTTATTGAACCGGGCCAGCGCGCCGACGGCATAGGACTGCCTGGACAGTTTTGTCCATTTGGAGGTGTTGTTCTTGTCCACGTACTCATTGGTCACGGTCTGATATTCTTTATTCGAGCGATCGATCCCGTCGCTGGACATAATCCTGCCGCCCATGACCGGGTATTCTTTTTCTCCTTTTAAAGAAACGAATTCTGTCTCACGGACAAAGTCCGGCATTTTAAATGTGGCAAACAGATCGGCGACTTTATGCAGGTCGTTGATGATCTGCTCAAGTTCGTTTTTAAAACCGATCAGTTCTTTTTTAGAAGGGACTGCCGTGACGCCGCCTACCTGAAGCGCTACAGGATGGGTTGTTCTGCCGGCAATGGCATCGCAAATCCGGTTGCCGAAGCTTTTTAACCTGCGGGCGATCGTGATGACTTCCGGCGTCTTTTCGACTAAGGGAATGACACTGGCTTCTTCAAAGAAATCCGGCATCACCAGGAAAAGCAGGTGCAATACATGACTCTGAAGCATTTCGCCATGTTTGGCGATCAGACGGATTTTGCTCGCGTCTTCGGGAACCGTCACATTAAAAGCGCCTTCAGTGGCCAGAAGGCTGGCCAGACAGTGGCTGATGGAACAGATACCGCAGATTCTGGCGGCAAGAACTCCTGCAGACGTATAATGTTTGTCTTTCAGCATGACTTCAAAAAATCTGGGAGTTTCAACGACATCCCATCTGGCTTCCTTGATTTTCCCGTTTTGAACCTCGATTTTGATATTGCCGTGTCCTTCAATTCTTGACAGATGATGGACATCAACATTTAAGTATATTTTTTTCATCGCGCGTTTATCTCCTGGAATCCGCCGAAAAAGTTCAGGCGTTCATTAACCTCAGCAGGGGTAAAACCCCTTTCTTCAACAATCGCTAAGAATGATTCGTAATTCGGATCGCGGGCCGGCCCCCTGCATCCCCAGCATCCCAGACCGCCGGCAGGACATGGGGCCTTGCATCCCGCTTTGGTAATCGGTCCAAGACACAACTGGCCTTTTTCAAACATGCAGGTTGTAAATCTCTGCTTACACTCCAGGCATACCGGATAAACCGGGTAGGAAAAAGGCATTCCCCACACCAGATGCTTGATAATCGATTCGACCTCATCTTTTGAAATCGGGCATCCTGGAATTTCAAGGTCTACCTTCACCACATCCTTTATGGCTTTGACCTTTGCGGTTTCCTTCGGATTGTCGCCATAAACTTCCTTATTTGCTTTTTGGAGGTCAAAGTCATTTTTCATTTTGTTGACGCCCCCGAAGCACGCGCAGCTTCCCATGGCAACCAGCACCTTGGCGCGTGACCGGATTTTTTCCAGACGCTTTATTTCATCATCCCTTGAGATCGCCCCTTCAATCAGGGCGATGTCGTAATCGTCATTTATGGCGGTGGATGCCTTGCGAAATCCTCTCAAATCGATAGCCTTCAAGAAATCAATCAGCGTGTCTTCTTTGTTGACCAATTGGAGTTCACAGCCTTCGCAGCCCGTAAAATCAAAAACAGCTACCTTTGGTTTGTTTGGCTTTATTCCCAGATATTCCATAATCGTTTCCTTTTTCTTTTTTGATAACCTTGTAAAAATCTATGCGGCGCAGCAGAGCGTCGTCACATGGATTTTAATAAAACCGTCATATGGCTTCTTTTAAGTTCATGACCGACCAGTAATCAAGTACCGGACCGTCAATGCAGGTATAGGTTGATCCGATGTTGCACCGGCAGCATTTTCCCATCCCGCAGTGCATCCGGCGTTCCAGTGAAACAAACATTCGCTGCATGGGAATACCCATTTCTTT
It encodes the following:
- a CDS encoding GIY-YIG nuclease family protein — protein: MVTLYVLKGETGNRYVGITNDLSRRIKEHRSQRSKGGQLLEDFSLLYTEIFDDYVTARA
- a CDS encoding type II toxin-antitoxin system PrlF family antitoxin, with the translated sequence MQTATSKLTRKYQATVPEVVRKKLKLNAGDVIAFEIENETIKLRKARPVDIEFSSALVPTLSEWESQNDEEAYNDL
- a CDS encoding type II toxin-antitoxin system PemK/MazF family toxin; the protein is MIYEPFDVVVVPFPFTDSSKAKRRPALVLSQATDFGNIIEHTILAMITSQKNESWPLDVVIRNKKSSGLAAPSVVRMKLFTLDNRFILRKIGQLSKADQTQVKQSLLKIFDYLN
- a CDS encoding Ni/Fe hydrogenase subunit alpha; the protein is MKKIYLNVDVHHLSRIEGHGNIKIEVQNGKIKEARWDVVETPRFFEVMLKDKHYTSAGVLAARICGICSISHCLASLLATEGAFNVTVPEDASKIRLIAKHGEMLQSHVLHLLFLVMPDFFEEASVIPLVEKTPEVITIARRLKSFGNRICDAIAGRTTHPVALQVGGVTAVPSKKELIGFKNELEQIINDLHKVADLFATFKMPDFVRETEFVSLKGEKEYPVMGGRIMSSDGIDRSNKEYQTVTNEYVDKNNTSKWTKLSRQSYAVGALARFNNNYNLLHPEAVKVAKMFGLEPVCHNPFMNNVAQIVESFHSAYEILRLINEVMDSSLKDTMANVKPAAGEGVGIVEAPRGILFHHYKYDSSGRIEKANCVVPTTQNNANIHYDIKSFVEQFAVKGMTDEKLELLSSMLVRSYDPCLSCAVH
- a CDS encoding NADH:ubiquinone oxidoreductase yields the protein MEYLGIKPNKPKVAVFDFTGCEGCELQLVNKEDTLIDFLKAIDLRGFRKASTAINDDYDIALIEGAISRDDEIKRLEKIRSRAKVLVAMGSCACFGGVNKMKNDFDLQKANKEVYGDNPKETAKVKAIKDVVKVDLEIPGCPISKDEVESIIKHLVWGMPFSYPVYPVCLECKQRFTTCMFEKGQLCLGPITKAGCKAPCPAGGLGCWGCRGPARDPNYESFLAIVEERGFTPAEVNERLNFFGGFQEINAR